A part of Acaryochloris thomasi RCC1774 genomic DNA contains:
- a CDS encoding class I SAM-dependent methyltransferase produces MDTLTAKTQLFDHWAPSYDWLLPSVFYQAIHLRLLDYIQLSDSAKVLDIGCGTGRLLNRLAQAYPHLQGTGLDLSPEMLHQARLSNRHGDRLRFVRGISHTIPTEDEQFEGVFSTISFLHYPEPERVFKQVYRVLKLQGRFYLVDYATPLGTLFPQSSMAKMQFYSGQAREQLGNQANLRCEAHQHLIGPVLLSIFVRDA; encoded by the coding sequence ATGGATACACTCACTGCTAAAACTCAGCTTTTCGATCACTGGGCACCTAGCTACGACTGGTTACTGCCCTCCGTCTTTTATCAAGCCATTCATCTGCGCCTGCTGGACTACATTCAGCTTTCAGACTCAGCAAAGGTGCTTGACATCGGCTGCGGCACCGGGCGCTTGCTCAACCGTCTAGCCCAAGCCTATCCCCACCTTCAGGGAACCGGCCTCGATCTCTCACCCGAGATGCTACATCAGGCTCGCTTGAGTAATCGCCACGGTGACCGTTTACGTTTTGTTCGCGGCATTAGCCACACCATCCCCACCGAAGATGAGCAGTTTGAAGGCGTCTTCAGCACCATTAGCTTCTTGCACTACCCTGAACCGGAACGAGTTTTTAAGCAGGTTTATCGAGTACTGAAGCTTCAGGGGCGTTTTTATTTGGTAGACTACGCAACACCTCTAGGAACGTTATTCCCGCAGTCTTCGATGGCGAAGATGCAGTTTTACAGTGGTCAAGCAAGAGAGCAGCTAGGGAATCAGGCTAATCTCAGATGTGAAGCCCACCAACATTTAATAGGACCGGTTTTGCTAAGCATTTTTGTGCGGGATGCATGA
- a CDS encoding GAF domain-containing protein has translation MIEFRSFLKVDFAQICQLQSDGKCRAVVESSQKQSVRMRLKIPQCGAEVLSPVLELLSPIPMMSTLDVSNRRSWKTLGWGKQFEEDHNPLQLHYVEPALAEAFAAMNVRAVLMAPIFHQQDLWGMLMIYHTSARPFSVVEIEPVWLAVEQLSAIIAQHQGGSRTSSKITEPSESAISLIAHVLHLEPTLDLQAALETTVRAFHGSGGRLYLFPSDQVLTAGLRETLDGSSSTAAQIYTHGIQPTSSAFAKYSSIEQYHVWQNHFQIQDEPIWAINDLYLEAELDKLQSLFQPTSICSLFMVPLWYGQQCLGYLTIFRNRAEVGTSSYEQPLQKWTLNETKLGQTIGMHFAAALQRSRSQSQRQSLTHRLEQQVQQNAATSNHGMEHQHLLMRVITKIRQSLDIETIFRTTTREICHAVQTERVAVYRFNEDWGGEFVSDFEFATGNWEGLSKLGVNLTWNDTHLQETQGGRYRYKEISVVEDIYTAEYSPCHIEILEQYQIRAFVIVPIFAGKQLWGLLAIYQHSSIRHWDDSDVQFLNQVADQLGVAIFQSELHQKAHQQAKNLQRVSDQQQILLHVITKIRQSLDVETIFRTTTREICHAVQAERVAVYQFNEDWGGQFVNDFEFATGSWEGLSKLGMNSIWDDTYLQETQGGRYRHKETFAVEDIYKAGHSPCHIELLEQYRIRAYAIVPIFVGKNLWGLLAMYQHSRPRQWEPMNVRFLNQVAEQMGVALHQSKLLEQTRK, from the coding sequence GTGATCGAATTCCGCTCGTTTTTGAAAGTTGATTTTGCACAGATTTGCCAACTTCAATCGGATGGCAAATGTCGAGCAGTGGTTGAATCTAGCCAAAAGCAGTCAGTGCGCATGCGGTTAAAGATTCCTCAATGTGGTGCTGAAGTGTTATCTCCGGTTCTCGAACTGTTGTCACCGATACCCATGATGTCAACGCTTGATGTCTCTAATCGACGAAGTTGGAAAACTCTTGGCTGGGGCAAACAATTCGAAGAAGATCACAACCCGCTGCAATTACATTATGTGGAACCGGCCTTAGCTGAAGCATTTGCCGCGATGAACGTTCGTGCAGTGCTGATGGCACCCATTTTTCACCAGCAAGATCTTTGGGGGATGCTGATGATTTACCACACCTCGGCTCGTCCCTTCTCCGTAGTAGAGATAGAACCCGTTTGGCTGGCAGTTGAGCAACTCTCTGCGATCATTGCTCAGCATCAGGGAGGTTCACGTACCAGTTCTAAAATAACTGAACCATCAGAATCTGCGATCTCTCTGATCGCTCACGTGCTGCATCTAGAACCAACTTTAGATTTACAAGCTGCCCTAGAAACAACTGTCCGTGCCTTTCATGGATCAGGAGGGCGACTCTATCTCTTCCCATCTGACCAAGTGCTCACTGCTGGATTGAGAGAGACACTTGATGGGAGTTCGTCGACAGCGGCACAAATCTATACCCACGGTATCCAGCCAACCTCTTCAGCGTTTGCAAAGTATAGTTCAATCGAGCAATATCACGTTTGGCAAAACCATTTCCAAATTCAGGATGAACCGATCTGGGCGATCAATGATCTTTATTTAGAAGCAGAGTTAGACAAACTACAATCGCTGTTTCAGCCGACCTCGATTTGTAGCCTTTTCATGGTGCCATTATGGTATGGCCAGCAATGTTTAGGATACTTGACTATTTTTCGAAATAGAGCTGAGGTGGGAACCTCGTCGTATGAGCAACCGCTTCAGAAATGGACATTGAATGAGACCAAACTTGGACAAACGATCGGAATGCATTTTGCGGCCGCATTGCAACGGTCTCGATCTCAATCCCAGAGGCAAAGTCTGACTCATCGTCTTGAACAACAGGTGCAGCAAAACGCTGCGACCTCAAATCACGGGATGGAGCATCAGCATCTATTGATGCGCGTGATCACTAAAATTCGACAGTCGTTAGATATTGAAACCATTTTTCGAACCACTACACGAGAAATCTGTCACGCCGTTCAGACAGAGCGCGTGGCTGTTTACCGATTCAATGAAGATTGGGGAGGAGAGTTCGTCAGCGATTTCGAATTTGCTACTGGTAATTGGGAAGGATTGAGCAAGCTTGGAGTGAATCTGACTTGGAATGATACACACTTGCAAGAAACGCAAGGCGGGCGCTATCGCTATAAAGAGATTTCTGTTGTAGAGGACATTTATACGGCTGAATATTCTCCTTGCCATATTGAAATCTTGGAGCAATATCAGATACGTGCATTTGTCATCGTTCCTATTTTTGCTGGCAAACAGTTGTGGGGACTCTTAGCCATATATCAGCATTCAAGCATACGTCATTGGGATGATAGCGACGTCCAATTTTTGAATCAGGTTGCAGATCAGCTCGGGGTCGCCATATTTCAATCTGAGCTACACCAGAAGGCTCATCAACAAGCTAAAAATCTTCAACGAGTCAGCGATCAACAGCAAATTTTGTTGCATGTGATTACTAAAATCCGACAGTCGTTAGACGTTGAAACCATCTTTCGAACCACTACGCGAGAAATCTGTCATGCTGTTCAGGCAGAGCGCGTGGCTGTTTACCAATTTAATGAAGATTGGGGAGGACAGTTCGTCAACGATTTTGAATTTGCTACTGGCAGTTGGGAAGGATTGAGCAAACTTGGCATGAATTCGATCTGGGACGATACCTATCTTCAGGAAACGCAAGGCGGACGCTACCGTCATAAAGAAACTTTTGCCGTTGAGGATATTTACAAAGCGGGGCATTCCCCCTGCCATATTGAGTTGCTAGAACAATATCGAATTCGTGCCTATGCTATTGTTCCTATCTTTGTTGGTAAGAACCTGTGGGGGCTTCTGGCAATGTATCAGCATTCGAGACCACGGCAGTGGGAGCCTATGAATGTTCGATTCTTGAATCAGGTTGCAGAGCAAATGGGAGTTGCTCTACATCAATCTAAATTACTTGAACAAACGCGCAAATAA